A genomic segment from Zygotorulaspora mrakii chromosome 1, complete sequence encodes:
- a CDS encoding uncharacterized protein (similar to Saccharomyces cerevisiae YGL159W; ancestral locus Anc_1.381): MLDRIVSDAEVSTFFLNTANWKVSEFVDELHNALKRYSGNPSIIPPRIVGRIPSGEAGYLYMPVIDDVYSGVKTLGFNQKSNLGFVGSITVLQPSTGLLKGVCEAKQITAIRTALVSCVGLSNQLSRFRNETTINCTVFGTGLQAFWHIFCCLRLFHEKSNVSKFNVSILYRSSAMNLSCFDDMLTSENIDVSFDQISLRDKVKLGLAIDKSQVIFSCVPSTEPHLNYDLLANSSCEVLHTFISLIGSYKPFMHECDTKLVRAYKEQKVPILVDSKEHTLLEAGELIDAKIEEEGLIEIGKLCENSLESITLNENGRTVSLCKIVGLAIMDLCIAKKFMDGL, from the coding sequence ATGCTTGATCGTATTGTTTCAGATGCCGAAGTATCCACTTTCTTCCTAAACACTGCTAACTGGAAAGTTTCGGAGTTCGTTGATGAATTACACAATGCATTGAAAAGGTATTCTGGCAATCCTTCGATAATTCCTCCGAGGATCGTTGGTCGTATCCCTTCCGGTGAGGCAGGTTACTTGTATATGCCCGTTATCGACGATGTCTACTCTGGAGTGAAGACATTGGGTTTCAACCAGAAGTCTAATCTGGGATTTGTGGGCTCAATCACTGTGTTACAACCTAGCACGGGGTTGCTGAAAGGCGTGTGTGAAGCAAAGCAGATAACTGCGATACGGACGGCATTGGTTAGTTGTGTTGGTCTGTCTAATCAATTGAGCAGGTTTAGAAATGAAACTACAATCAACTGTACAGTCTTTGGTACTGGTCTTCAGGCGTTTTggcatattttttgttgtttaCGGCTCTTTCATGAGAAGAGTAATGTATCAAAGTTCAATGTTTCAATATTGTATAGATCATCTGCAATGAATTTAAGCTGCTTCGACGATATGCTGACTTCTGAAAACATTGATGTTTCCTTCGATCAAATTTCCTTGCGAGACAAGGTAAAATTGGGCCTAGCGATTGATAAAAGCCAAGTGATTTTTAGTTGCGTCCCGTCAACGGAACCACACCTGAACTACGATTTATTGGCCAATTCCAGTTGTGAAGTACTGCATActttcatctctttgatTGGCAGTTACAAACCCTTCATGCATGAATGCGATACAAAACTTGTTAGGGCATACAAAGAGCAGAAAGTACCAATTCTCGTAGACTCTAAAGAGCACACTCTCCTAGAGGCGGGTGAACTCATAGATGCCAAAATTGAGGAAGAAGGGCTGATTGAGATTGGTAAGCTTTGTGAGAATTCTTTAGAGTCGATTACattaaatgaaaatggtCGTACGGTTTCCTTGTGCAAGATAGTTGGCTTGGCTATCATGGATCTCTGTATCgctaaaaaatttatggATGGGTTGTAG